In the genome of Macellibacteroides fermentans, one region contains:
- a CDS encoding DUF4924 family protein: MIVANQKRKENIAEYLLYMWQVEDLIRANHFDLEAIRKQVVERYDQPAEVKEEIARWYEELIQMMLTEGVKEEGHIQLNKNVIITLTDLHLRLLRSPKEMIYGAAYYKTLPYIVELRSKSGQTNIPELETCFSAIYGYILLKMQQKPVSDQTMEAIKQISSFLGILSEKYRMEKEGKLEIEE; this comes from the coding sequence ATGATTGTAGCGAATCAGAAACGGAAAGAAAATATAGCAGAGTATCTGCTGTATATGTGGCAGGTTGAAGACCTGATCCGTGCCAACCATTTTGATCTGGAAGCCATCCGTAAACAGGTGGTGGAACGGTATGATCAGCCGGCAGAGGTGAAAGAGGAGATTGCCCGCTGGTATGAAGAGCTGATCCAGATGATGCTTACCGAAGGGGTAAAGGAAGAGGGACATATCCAATTAAATAAGAATGTGATCATAACGCTTACAGATCTTCATCTGCGGTTATTGAGATCGCCCAAAGAGATGATATACGGTGCAGCCTATTACAAGACATTGCCTTATATTGTGGAGCTGAGGAGTAAATCGGGACAGACTAATATACCCGAACTGGAGACCTGCTTTTCGGCTATTTACGGTTACATCCTGCTGAAAATGCAGCAAAAGCCGGTAAGCGACCAGACGATGGAGGCCATTAAGCAGATCAGCAGTTTTCTGGGTATCTTATCCGAGAAGTATCGTATGGAGAAGGAGGGGAAATTAGAAATAGAGGAATAA
- a CDS encoding Mur ligase family protein codes for MRKVHLISVTEPIVLDLALAIREKGYEVTASGKDVSEADRLRLRSAGIVCAGDGWFPSTLTKDIHFVVLGAGVKQDNPELQKAKELGLLIQSIPEFIYQRTREKTRVVVAGSRGKKSIISMIIYALKRQKLAFDYALSSEISLLPSRIGLSYQARIALIEGDEHATSALEKRFQLEFYRPHIAVLSNIQWKATPDHATPEAYLDTYKRFTLSIEREGKLIFFGEDQVVSELAQHVREDITAIAYERHVAEETEGTMQLITRYGNYPVRIPDRFFLENMSAARLVCRHLGVKDSDFYQAISEYSLSL; via the coding sequence ATGCGAAAAGTTCATTTAATCTCTGTTACAGAACCTATTGTTCTTGATTTGGCTCTTGCTATCAGAGAGAAGGGATACGAGGTTACTGCTTCAGGGAAAGACGTGTCCGAAGCCGATCGGCTTCGGTTGCGTAGTGCCGGCATTGTTTGTGCCGGTGACGGATGGTTTCCTTCAACTCTTACAAAAGATATCCATTTTGTCGTTTTGGGGGCAGGCGTAAAGCAAGACAACCCCGAATTACAAAAGGCAAAGGAACTTGGCCTTCTCATCCAATCTATCCCTGAATTTATTTATCAGCGAACGAGAGAGAAGACCCGGGTTGTAGTAGCCGGAAGCCGAGGTAAGAAATCGATCATCTCGATGATTATCTATGCTCTGAAAAGGCAGAAACTTGCGTTTGATTATGCATTAAGTAGTGAAATATCGTTGCTACCCAGCAGAATCGGGCTGAGTTATCAGGCTCGTATTGCCCTGATCGAAGGGGACGAACATGCTACATCCGCACTCGAGAAACGTTTTCAGCTGGAGTTTTACAGACCTCATATTGCAGTCCTTTCAAATATTCAGTGGAAAGCAACGCCCGATCATGCTACACCCGAAGCCTACCTGGATACCTATAAAAGGTTCACATTATCCATCGAACGGGAAGGTAAACTAATCTTTTTTGGAGAAGATCAGGTTGTTTCGGAGCTTGCTCAGCATGTACGCGAAGATATCACAGCCATTGCTTACGAACGCCATGTGGCGGAAGAAACAGAGGGAACAATGCAACTTATTACCCGGTATGGGAATTACCCGGTACGTATCCCGGATCGTTTCTTTTTAGAAAATATGAGTGCGGCACGGCTTGTTTGTCGTCACCTCGGGGTGAAAGATTCCGATTTTTATCAAGCAATTTCAGAATATAGTTTATCATTATAG